In Plasmodium knowlesi strain H genome assembly, chromosome: 7, one DNA window encodes the following:
- a CDS encoding small nuclear ribonucleoprotein Sm D3, putative has product MSVGIPIKLLHEGIGHTISVETKAGVLYRGTLLFAEDNMNCLLENVSVIKKDGKQILLEQVYIRGGSVSFMIFPDMLRYAPIFKVNKTKTKTNFATIRRAMEVHAKMATKNREGRA; this is encoded by the exons ATGTCGGTAGGAATACCCATAAAATTACTGCATGAAGGAATAGGCCATACAATTTCGGTGGAGACGAAGGCGGGAGTCCTCTACAGGGGCACATTG cTTTTCGCAGAGGATAACATGAACTGCCTTCTAGAGAACGTCTCTGTGATTAAAAAGGACGGAAAGCAAATTCTCCTGGAG CAAGTGTACATACGAGGAGGAAGTGTGTCCTTCATGATTTTCCCAGATATGCTGAGATATGCGCCTATATTTAAAGTGAACAAGACTAAAACGAAAACGAACTTTGCCACCATTAGGCGGGCCATGGAAGTTCACGCAAAGATGGCAACGAAGAACAGGGAGGGCAGAGCATGA